One Ignavibacteriales bacterium genomic region harbors:
- a CDS encoding sodium ion-translocating decarboxylase subunit beta, translating into MNPNDILNLFQGIATLVNSEPIILIARIGLMLLGMLLVYLGKKGVLEPLLMIPMGLGMAAINGGILFMPNGSQGNLFVDPLITDPKLLLDALQINFLQPIYTFTFSNGLIACFVFMGIGVLLDVGFLLARPFLSMFLAICAELGTFATVPIAYALGLNLRDSASIAMVGGADGPMVLFTSLVLSKELFVPITVVAYLYLGLTYGGYPYLIKLLVPKKLRAIKMEPPKKRVRPITSSEKMTFAVVTCTVLCLMFPVAAPLFLSLFVGVAIRESGLQHLIDFIGGPLLYGSTFFLGLLLGVLCEAHLILNPKILILLVLGIVSLLLSGIGGIIGGYIMYFITKGKFNPVIGIAGVSCVPTTAKVAQKSVHEVNPDSLILAEAIGANISGVITTAIIAGIYITLIPIFLK; encoded by the coding sequence ATGAATCCGAACGACATATTAAATCTGTTTCAAGGAATAGCAACACTTGTTAATTCAGAACCAATAATTTTAATTGCTCGAATTGGACTAATGCTTTTAGGCATGCTGTTGGTATACCTTGGAAAAAAAGGAGTACTTGAACCGCTGCTTATGATTCCTATGGGATTGGGTATGGCTGCAATAAATGGCGGAATTCTTTTTATGCCTAATGGCTCCCAGGGAAATCTTTTTGTTGATCCTTTAATTACAGATCCTAAACTACTTCTTGATGCTTTGCAAATCAACTTCCTCCAGCCAATTTATACATTTACATTCAGTAATGGTTTAATCGCTTGCTTTGTTTTTATGGGTATTGGTGTTTTGCTTGATGTAGGTTTTTTACTTGCCCGCCCGTTTTTAAGTATGTTTCTGGCAATCTGTGCAGAGCTTGGTACGTTTGCAACAGTTCCAATAGCTTATGCACTTGGTTTGAATTTAAGAGACTCTGCATCAATTGCAATGGTTGGTGGAGCAGATGGACCAATGGTACTCTTCACTTCCTTAGTTCTGTCTAAAGAATTGTTTGTTCCAATTACCGTAGTGGCATATCTCTATTTAGGATTAACGTATGGAGGTTATCCTTATTTAATTAAATTATTGGTTCCTAAAAAACTTAGAGCGATTAAAATGGAACCACCTAAGAAGAGAGTGAGACCGATTACTTCTTCGGAGAAGATGACTTTTGCTGTTGTTACTTGTACAGTTTTGTGTTTAATGTTTCCAGTTGCGGCACCACTGTTTTTATCTTTATTTGTTGGTGTCGCTATTCGCGAATCTGGACTTCAGCATTTAATTGATTTTATCGGTGGCCCATTACTATATGGTTCAACATTCTTTCTAGGATTGCTGCTTGGTGTATTGTGTGAGGCTCATTTAATTTTAAATCCAAAAATATTAATTCTGCTTGTACTTGGAATTGTTTCTCTCTTGCTTTCAGGTATTGGTGGAATCATTGGTGGATATATAATGTATTTTATAACAAAAGGAAAATTTAATCCTGTTATTGGAATTGCTGGTGTAAGCTGTGTACCAACAACTGCTAAAGTTGCACAAAAATCAGTTCACGAGGTAAACCCAGATTCTTTAATTCTGGCAGAAGCAATTGGTGCAAACATTAGTGGAGTAATTACTACTGCAATAATTGCTGGAATATATATTACGCTAATTCCAATATTTCTAAAATAA
- a CDS encoding biotin/lipoyl-binding protein, whose amino-acid sequence MKKFKFKINQNQYDVDIVNIEDNVAEVVVNGTKYSVEVDKKIQQTKTPTLIRSKAEPSTDISKSIKRTAEPSAPKGVGFIRSPLPGTILNINVKVGDVVKIGDHLLTLEAMKMENNIKSDKEGIVSAIKVNPRDPVLEGDILIEIGN is encoded by the coding sequence ATGAAGAAATTTAAATTTAAGATTAATCAGAACCAGTACGATGTTGATATTGTAAATATTGAAGACAATGTTGCTGAAGTAGTTGTGAACGGAACAAAGTACAGCGTTGAAGTAGATAAAAAAATTCAGCAGACAAAAACACCTACGCTAATACGCTCTAAAGCTGAACCATCTACAGATATTTCAAAATCAATTAAACGCACTGCCGAACCCTCAGCTCCTAAAGGTGTTGGATTTATAAGATCTCCATTACCAGGCACAATATTGAATATTAATGTTAAAGTTGGGGATGTTGTTAAAATTGGTGATCATTTGCTAACATTAGAAGCAATGAAGATGGAGAATAATATTAAATCCGATAAAGAAGGAATTGTTTCTGCAATAAAAGTAAATCCCCGTGATCCGGTACTGGAAGGTGATATACTTATTGAGATTGGTAATTGA